In Campylobacter sp. VBCF_01 NA2, one DNA window encodes the following:
- the aroA gene encoding 3-phosphoshikimate 1-carboxyvinyltransferase, with product MRIFAQKSPLNAEISNIGSDKSISHRSAIFALLSDRTSKISNFLLAEDTLNTLKIVEALGAEVKRVGAEVEITPKGAIKEPNMPLECGNSGTTIRLFMGLLSSVKGFFVLSGDKYLNERPMRRIGGPLSKVGAKIYGRDNANKAPIAIEGNKLEYFEFDSKISSAQVKTAMILAALNSNGCKFSEPELSRDHSEKMLKAMGADISTNGLELRVEPLRASLKPLEIFVPNDPSSAFYYAVAASIIPGSHIVLKNMLLNKTRIEAYEILKKMGAKISYKKTDEIYEEIGDIEISYAPLHAVDVSENIPWMIDEAPALAVAFACAQGKSTLKNAKELRVKECDRITVMVEGLKACGVKASELEDGFEIMGGGEMSPAIITPHGDHRIAMSFAILGLKCGMMIEDAKCIATSFPNFSEILKQIGASVED from the coding sequence TAAATCGATCTCTCATAGAAGCGCAATTTTCGCGCTTTTATCGGATAGGACAAGCAAAATTTCAAATTTTTTGCTAGCCGAGGATACGCTAAATACGCTAAAAATCGTAGAGGCTCTGGGTGCAGAGGTTAAGCGAGTGGGTGCCGAAGTCGAAATCACGCCAAAAGGCGCGATAAAAGAGCCAAATATGCCATTAGAGTGCGGGAACTCAGGCACTACGATTCGCCTTTTTATGGGGCTTTTAAGCTCGGTTAAGGGATTTTTCGTCCTAAGTGGCGATAAATACCTAAATGAGCGCCCAATGCGCAGAATAGGGGGTCCCCTAAGCAAAGTAGGGGCGAAAATTTACGGTCGTGATAATGCGAACAAAGCTCCGATTGCAATCGAGGGAAATAAGCTTGAATATTTCGAATTTGATAGCAAAATTTCATCTGCTCAGGTCAAAACCGCTATGATTTTAGCCGCCCTTAATAGCAATGGTTGCAAATTTAGCGAACCTGAGCTAAGCCGCGATCACAGCGAAAAAATGCTAAAAGCCATGGGAGCGGATATTAGCACAAACGGCCTTGAACTGCGTGTAGAGCCACTACGCGCATCACTTAAACCGCTTGAAATTTTCGTGCCAAACGACCCAAGCTCGGCGTTTTATTACGCTGTGGCAGCCTCGATAATCCCGGGCTCGCATATCGTGCTAAAAAATATGCTTTTAAATAAAACTCGCATAGAAGCTTACGAAATTTTAAAGAAAATGGGCGCTAAAATCAGCTACAAAAAAACCGATGAAATTTACGAAGAAATCGGCGATATCGAAATTTCTTACGCCCCGCTTCACGCCGTAGATGTTAGTGAAAATATCCCGTGGATGATAGATGAAGCCCCAGCCTTAGCCGTGGCGTTTGCCTGCGCGCAGGGCAAAAGCACCCTAAAAAACGCAAAAGAACTTCGCGTCAAAGAGTGCGACCGCATAACTGTCATGGTCGAGGGATTAAAGGCGTGTGGCGTGAAAGCTAGCGAGCTAGAAGATGGCTTTGAAATCATGGGCGGTGGAGAAATGAGCCCAGCAATCATCACGCCTCATGGCGATCACAGAATTGCGATGAGCTTCGCTATTTTGGGGCTTAAATGCGGTATGATGATAGAAGATGCCAAATGTATCGCGACATCTTTTCCAAATTTCAGCGAAATTTTAAAACAAATCGGAGCTAGCGTTGAGGATTGA
- a CDS encoding 4-hydroxy-3-methylbut-2-enyl diphosphate reductase has protein sequence MRIEMAKSYGFCFGVKRAIKIAENAGEASTIGELIHNAEEINRLRQNFGVKTLKDASEVSDEKKLIIRTHGIQKEDLTRLREQNKELIDATCPFVTKPQQIVEKMSDEGYDIVIFGDSNHPEVKGVKSYAKGRVFVVLEPSELDEIKLNSKVAVVSQTTKKIENFVKIVDYLMQKSREVRIFNTICNATLENQEAAAELAKKADIMIIVGGKNSSNTKQLFLISQSFCKDSYLIENEDEIEQIWFKNKNLCGISAGASTPDWIIKKVVEKIEKISKF, from the coding sequence TTGAGGATTGAAATGGCCAAAAGCTACGGCTTTTGCTTCGGGGTAAAAAGAGCGATTAAAATCGCAGAAAACGCAGGCGAGGCCTCGACGATAGGCGAGCTAATCCACAACGCAGAAGAGATCAACCGTCTAAGGCAAAATTTTGGCGTTAAAACCCTAAAAGACGCTAGCGAAGTAAGCGATGAAAAAAAGCTCATAATCCGCACACACGGTATCCAAAAAGAGGATTTGACGCGCCTAAGAGAGCAAAATAAAGAGCTCATCGACGCGACCTGCCCCTTTGTGACCAAACCACAGCAAATCGTCGAAAAAATGAGCGATGAGGGGTATGATATCGTGATTTTTGGCGATAGCAACCACCCAGAGGTAAAAGGGGTGAAATCCTATGCTAAGGGCAGGGTTTTTGTGGTTTTAGAGCCAAGTGAATTGGACGAGATTAAGCTAAATTCAAAGGTCGCGGTAGTTTCGCAAACTACGAAAAAAATCGAAAATTTTGTCAAAATTGTGGATTATTTAATGCAAAAATCGCGCGAGGTGCGTATTTTTAACACCATCTGCAACGCAACGCTAGAAAACCAAGAAGCAGCCGCCGAACTTGCCAAAAAAGCCGATATTATGATAATCGTGGGTGGCAAAAATTCATCAAACACAAAGCAACTTTTTTTGATTTCACAAAGCTTTTGCAAGGATAGTTATTTGATCGAAAACGAAGACGAAATCGAGCAAATTTGGTTTAAAAATAAAAATTTATGCGGGATTTCAGCAGGGGCTAGCACGCCTGATTGGATTATCAAAAAAGTCGTTGAAAAAATCGAAAAAATATCAAAATTTTAA
- a CDS encoding 30S ribosomal protein S1: MAEVNEKVQNHADEDFAKLLEEYDNQKSHDEVVTGKVIAVKDNEIFVDVGRKLEGVLDVSEVSDAQGNLCVKVGDDIKVAIIGSRGGRPVVSYRKAIKKEKVKAFIDSYDENAENVYDVKIVSFNKGGYVCVSEDDVEFFMPRSQSALKNPNGAIGKTFKVKVLKVNEDELSIVVSRKKLLDEDRKASKEIIEKIVATEGVIEGTVKKITTYGMFVDVGGVDGLVHYSEISYKGPVNPSSLYKDGDKVPVKVVKYDSDKKHLSLSIKAAMPDPWNEIKDSLEVGDTIRVKISNIEPYGAFVDLGNDIEGFLHISEISWDKNIKNPKDFISEGEEIDVEVVEINPDERRLRVSLKNLLPKPFDEFLAKYKVGDVVKGAITTITNFGAFVRIDSVEGLLHNEDASWDRNEKCKNLFKIGDELEVKIIKIDNDTQKISLNRKELGDSPISDYAKSHKQGDVVKGKIRDIKDFGIFVELEGGVDALLRKEDLGDKSADEIKIGDEIEAAIAFIDEKKNRIRLSVRRLAHQKERELLNEVNSDDEKMTLGDLIKDQLK, translated from the coding sequence ATGGCCGAGGTGAACGAGAAAGTTCAAAATCACGCAGATGAAGATTTTGCGAAATTGTTAGAAGAGTATGACAACCAAAAATCACACGATGAGGTAGTCACAGGTAAGGTTATCGCTGTTAAAGACAACGAGATTTTCGTAGATGTGGGTAGAAAGCTAGAAGGAGTTTTGGATGTATCCGAAGTGAGCGATGCCCAAGGAAACTTGTGTGTAAAAGTAGGTGATGACATTAAAGTCGCGATAATCGGAAGTAGAGGTGGTCGCCCGGTCGTATCATATAGAAAAGCTATAAAAAAAGAAAAAGTTAAAGCATTTATCGATTCTTATGATGAAAATGCAGAAAATGTATATGATGTCAAAATCGTCTCTTTTAACAAAGGCGGTTATGTTTGCGTTAGCGAAGATGATGTCGAGTTTTTTATGCCACGCTCTCAAAGTGCGCTTAAAAACCCAAATGGCGCTATCGGAAAGACTTTTAAAGTAAAAGTTCTAAAAGTAAATGAAGATGAGCTAAGTATCGTGGTTTCACGCAAAAAATTGCTTGATGAGGACCGCAAAGCAAGCAAAGAAATCATCGAAAAAATCGTAGCTACTGAGGGTGTCATCGAAGGCACAGTCAAAAAAATCACAACTTATGGTATGTTTGTCGATGTAGGTGGCGTAGATGGACTAGTTCATTACAGCGAAATTTCATACAAAGGCCCTGTAAATCCTAGCTCACTTTATAAAGACGGCGACAAAGTCCCAGTCAAAGTGGTCAAATACGATAGCGACAAAAAACACCTATCTCTTTCAATCAAAGCTGCAATGCCAGATCCTTGGAACGAGATCAAAGACAGCCTAGAAGTCGGCGACACAATCCGCGTAAAAATCAGCAATATCGAGCCTTATGGCGCATTTGTTGATTTAGGCAACGATATCGAGGGATTTTTGCACATTAGCGAAATTTCATGGGATAAAAATATCAAAAATCCAAAAGACTTCATCAGCGAGGGCGAAGAAATCGATGTAGAAGTCGTAGAAATCAACCCAGATGAAAGAAGACTAAGAGTAAGCCTTAAAAACTTGCTTCCAAAACCATTTGATGAATTTTTGGCAAAATACAAAGTCGGCGATGTGGTAAAAGGTGCAATCACAACAATCACAAATTTTGGCGCATTTGTTAGAATCGACAGCGTAGAGGGTCTTTTGCACAATGAAGACGCTTCTTGGGATAGAAACGAAAAATGCAAAAATTTATTCAAAATCGGCGATGAACTAGAAGTCAAAATTATCAAAATCGACAACGACACACAAAAAATTTCACTAAATCGCAAAGAGCTAGGCGATAGCCCGATTAGCGATTATGCGAAATCTCACAAACAAGGCGATGTCGTAAAAGGTAAAATTCGCGATATCAAAGATTTTGGAATCTTCGTAGAGTTAGAAGGTGGCGTAGATGCGCTACTTCGCAAAGAGGATTTGGGCGATAAGAGCGCAGATGAGATCAAAATCGGCGATGAAATCGAAGCTGCAATTGCATTTATCGATGAAAAGAAAAATCGTATTCGCCTAAGCGTTCGCAGACTAGCTCACCAAAAAGAGCGCGAGCTTTTAAACGAAGTAAATAGCGATGATGAAAAAATGACTTTGGGAGATCTTATTAAAGATCAACTAAAATAA
- the serA gene encoding phosphoglycerate dehydrogenase, protein MKTVIVCDAIHNIGFELLSKESDINVIDATDVPKDELYGMLGDADVAITRSSTAVDEKFLNSGTNLKAIVRAGVGVDNCDIDGCSKRGIILMNVPTANTIAAVEMTMCHLLNAARKYVNSCNDLKINRIWKREKWYGTELYKKSLGIIGFGNIGSRVGVRALGFGMSVIAYDPYIDPEKATKLGVKYTTNFDDILACDFITIHTPKNRETINMIDEPQIAKMKDGVRLINCARGGLYNEAALVKNLKSGKIAYLGIDVFDKEPATSHDFLDIENLTATPHLGANTLESQRNIAVEAAEQAISAARGISYPNALNLPIKSEDLPASIEAYVDLISKMAYLAAQINKGPIKSIKIEGSGEIAQYLNSMLVFAIVGAMHDSLGDSLNYVNAKFLADEKSIETEYKECVGSIYKNEIGVTIITDKDTSSVVGTVFDGKEGRIVNVNGFKTDFKPKGKMIIFKNTDVPGVIKNISTILADENINIADFRLGRGEDGNALAVILVDSQVQKSVLEKLAKLDTCLMVRYASL, encoded by the coding sequence ATGAAAACTGTAATAGTTTGCGACGCAATCCACAATATAGGTTTTGAACTTCTCTCAAAAGAATCAGATATCAATGTAATCGACGCTACCGATGTCCCAAAAGACGAGCTTTACGGCATGCTTGGCGATGCAGATGTAGCAATCACTAGAAGCTCGACTGCGGTAGATGAGAAATTCCTAAATTCAGGAACTAATCTCAAAGCTATCGTGCGCGCAGGCGTGGGCGTGGATAACTGCGATATCGACGGCTGCTCTAAGCGCGGAATTATCCTTATGAATGTCCCTACGGCAAACACAATCGCCGCTGTGGAGATGACTATGTGCCACCTGCTAAATGCTGCCCGCAAATATGTAAATTCGTGCAATGATTTGAAAATCAATCGCATTTGGAAACGCGAAAAATGGTATGGCACTGAGCTATACAAAAAAAGCCTAGGCATTATCGGCTTCGGTAATATCGGCTCTCGCGTGGGTGTGCGCGCACTTGGCTTTGGTATGAGCGTCATCGCGTATGACCCATATATCGATCCAGAAAAGGCCACAAAACTAGGCGTGAAATACACTACGAATTTCGATGATATCCTAGCGTGCGATTTCATCACAATCCACACGCCAAAAAACCGCGAAACTATCAATATGATTGACGAGCCACAAATTGCGAAGATGAAAGATGGCGTGCGCCTCATAAACTGCGCGCGCGGTGGATTATACAACGAAGCAGCCTTAGTAAAAAACCTAAAATCAGGCAAAATCGCATATCTAGGCATAGATGTTTTCGACAAAGAACCAGCCACTTCGCATGATTTCTTAGATATCGAAAATTTAACCGCCACTCCGCACCTTGGCGCAAACACTTTGGAATCGCAAAGAAATATTGCAGTCGAAGCTGCTGAGCAAGCTATCAGCGCAGCACGCGGTATCAGTTATCCAAATGCGCTAAATTTGCCTATCAAATCCGAGGATTTACCAGCCTCAATCGAAGCTTATGTGGATTTGATATCAAAAATGGCATATCTAGCCGCCCAAATCAACAAAGGCCCGATAAAATCTATCAAAATCGAGGGTAGTGGTGAGATTGCACAATACCTAAATTCAATGCTAGTTTTCGCTATCGTGGGCGCAATGCACGATAGTTTGGGCGATTCGCTAAATTATGTCAATGCGAAATTCCTAGCCGATGAGAAGAGTATCGAGACCGAGTATAAAGAGTGCGTGGGCAGTATCTACAAAAATGAGATTGGCGTTACGATTATCACAGACAAGGACACTTCGAGCGTCGTGGGCACGGTCTTTGACGGCAAAGAGGGTCGCATAGTCAATGTCAATGGATTTAAAACTGACTTCAAGCCAAAAGGCAAGATGATAATCTTCAAAAACACCGATGTCCCGGGCGTCATCAAAAACATAAGCACGATTTTAGCCGATGAGAATATCAATATCGCTGACTTCCGCCTAGGCAGAGGCGAGGACGGCAACGCACTAGCCGTGATCTTAGTCGATTCTCAGGTGCAAAAATCAGTCCTAGAAAAGCTCGCTAAACTAGACACTTGCCTCATGGTGCGCTACGCATCGTTATAA